One window from the genome of Scatophagus argus isolate fScaArg1 chromosome 13, fScaArg1.pri, whole genome shotgun sequence encodes:
- the copb2 gene encoding coatomer subunit beta' isoform X1, with product MPLRLDIKRRLTARSDRVKSVDLHPTEPWMLASLYNGSVCVWNHETQTLVKTFEVCDLPVRASKFVARKNWVITGADDMQIRVFNYNTLERVHMFEAHSDYIRCIAVHPTQPYILTSSDDMLIKLWDWDKKWSCSQVFEGHTHYVMQIVINPKDNNQFASASLDRTIKVWQLGSSSPNFTLEGHEKGVNCIDYYSGGDKPYLISGADDRQVKIWDYQNKTCVQTLEGHAQNVSCVSFHPELPIIITGSEDGTVRIWHSSTYRLESTLNYGMERVWCVCGLRGSNNVALGYDEGSIIIKVGREEPAMSMDTNGKIIWAKHSEIQQANLKAMGDAEIKDGERLPLAVKDMGSCEIYPQTIQHNPNGRFVVVCGDGEYIIYTAMALRNKSFGSAQEFVWAHDSSEYAIRESNSTVKIFKNFKEKKSFKPDFGAEGIYGGFLLGVRSVNGLAFYDWENTELIRRIEIQPKHIFWSDSGELVCIATEESFFILRYMADKVAASQENNEGVTEDGIEDAFEVQGEIQEIVKTGLWVGDCFIYTSSVNRLNYYVGGEIVTIAHLDRTMYLLGYIPKDDRLYLGDKELNIVSYSLLVSVLEYQTAVMRRDFGMADKVLPTIPKEQRTRVAHFLEKQGFKQQALAVSTDPEHRFELALQLGELKIAYQLAVEAESEQKWKQLAELAISKCQFGLAQECLHHAQDYGGLLLLATASGNATMVGKLAEGAERDGKNNVAFMTYFLQGKLDQCLELLIRTNRLPEAAFLARTYLPSQVSRVVKLWRENLAKVNQKAAESLADPTEYENLFPGLREAFAAEYYLRETCLGNTRPAKDYPLVTLNEDRNILEEAQGYEPKGTIIPPVSKTQDSEESVAAASVPAPSVMSAPAAPTTVDKEGKDDEEEEEEISAFSEKEKTLDELEVDLDNMELDDIDTTDVNLDDDFLDD from the exons ATG CCTCTGAGGCTGGACATTAAGCGGAGGCTGACAGCCAGGTCTGACCGAGTGAAGAGTGTGGACCTACACCCAACCGAACCATGGATGCTGGCCAGTCTTTACaatggcagtgtgtgtgtgtggaaccACGAAACACAG actCTCGTCAAGACCTTTGAAGTATGTGACCTCCCTGTCAGAGCTTCTAAGTTTGTGGCAAGGAAGAACTGGGTCATCACTGGAGCA GATGACATGCAGATTCGTGTATTCAACTACAATACCTTGGAACGGGTTCACATGTTTGAGGCCCACTCTGACTACATCCGTTGCATTGCTGTCCATCCGACCCAGCCCTACATTCTCACTAGCAGTG ATGACATGTTGATCAAACTTTGGGACTGGGACAAGAAATGGTCGTGCAGCCAGGTGTTTGAGGGTCACACTCACTATGTCATGCAGATTGTCATCAACCCCAAAGACAACAACCAGTTTGCCAGTGCCTCCCTGGACAGGACAATTAAG GTTTGGCAGTTAGGCTCTTCGTCTCCCAATTTCACTTTGGAGGGTCATGAGAAAGGAGTCAATTGTATCGACTATTACAGTGGAGGAGACAAGCCCTACCTCATCTCAGGGGCTGATGACCGCCAAGTCAAGATCTGGGACTACCAG AATAAGACCTGTGTTCAGACTCTGGAGGGCCATGCCCAGAATGTCTCTTGTGTTAGTTTCCACCCAGAGCTGCCCATCATCATCACAGGATCGGAGGACG GTACTGTGCGTATCTGGCACTCAAGCACTTATCGCTTGGAAAGCACTCTAAACTACGGCATGGAGCGTGTGTGGTGCGTGTGTGGCCTCAGGGGCTCCAACAATGTGGCACTGGGCTACGATGAAGGCAGCATCATTATCAAG GTGGGCCGCGAGGAGCCAGCTATGTCAATGGACACTAACGGAAAGATCATCTGGGCtaaacacagtgaaatacagCAAGCCAACCTGAAGGCCATGGGTGATGCTGAGATCAAGGACGGAGAGAGGCTACCCCTGGCTGTCAAAGACATGGGCAGCTGTGAGATTTACCCCCAAACCATCCAGCATAACCCAAATGGAAG GTTTGTTGTGGTGTGTGGAGATGGAGAGTATATCATCTATACAGCAATGGCTTTGAGGAACAAGAGCTTTGGCTCAGCACAGGAGTTTGTCTGGGCACATGACTCTTCTGA atATGCCATCAGAGAAAGCAACAGTACTGTCAAAATcttcaaaaacttcaaagaGAAGAAATCTTTTAAGCCTGACTTTGGAGCAGAAG GGATCTATGGCGGTTTCTTGCTTGGGGTGAGATCAGTGAATGGCCTGGCATTTTATGACTGGGAGAATACAGAGCTGATCCGCCGCATCGAGATCCAGCCCAAACAC aTCTTCTGGTCAGACTCTGGTGAACTGGTCTGCATTGCCACAGAGGAGTCCTTCTTCATTCTGCGCTATATGGCAGATAAAGTAGCTGCCTCTCAAGAGAACAATGAAGGAGTCACTGAGGATGGTATTGAAGATGCATTCgag GTCCAAGGAGAGATCCAGGAGATTGTGAAGACTGGACTCTGGGTAGGAGACTGCTTCATCTACACCAGCTCTGTGAACAGGCTCAACTACTATGTAGGAGGAGAGATTGTCACTATTGCTCACTTGGACAG AACCATGTATCTGCTTGGTTACATACCAAAAGATGACCGTTTGTACCTGGGAGACAAAGAGCTCAACATTGTCAGCTACTCCCTGCTGGTCTCTGTCCTCGAGTACCAGACTGCCGTAATGAGAAGGGACTTTGGAATGGCTGACAAGGTGCTACCCACAATTCCTAAAGAGCAGCGGACCAGGGTGGCCCATTTTCTGGAGAAACAG gGTTTCAAGCAGCAGGCGCTGGCTGTGTCCACAGACCCGGAGCACAGGTTCGAGCTAGCGTTGCAACTGGGAGAGTTGAAGATTGCCTACCAGCTGGCTGTGGAGGCAGAA TCAGAGCAGAAGTGGAAGCAGCTAGCTGAGCTGGCCATAAGTAAGTGCCAATTCGGCCTGGCCCAGGAGTGCTTGCACCACGCCCAGGATTATGGTGGCCTGCTCCTCCTTGCCACAGCGTCTGGCAATGCCACTATGGTGGGCAAGTTGGCCGAGGGGGCAGAAAGGGACGGCAAGAACAATGTGGCCTTCATGACATACTTCCTGCAGGGGAA ACTGGATCAGTGTTTGGAACTCCTGATCAGGACAAACCGACTACCTGAAGCGGCCTTCCTGGCTCGCACCTACCTGCCCAGTCAGGTGTCCCGTGTGGTCAAATTGTGGCGAGAGAACTTGGCTAAGGTCAACCAGAAG GCTGCTGAGTCCCTCGCAGACCCTACTGAGTACGAGAATCTGTTCCCTGGGTTGAGAGAAGCCTTTGCAGCTGAATATTACCTCCGAGAAACCTGCTTGGGCAACACTAGGCCTGCCAAGGATTATCCCCTTGTCACA CTCAATGAAGACAGGAATATTCTTGAGGAGGCTCAGGGATATGAGCCCAAAGGAACCATCATTCCTCCTGTCTCaaag ACACAGGATAGTGAGGAGTCAGTGGCAGCAGCTTCTGTTCCTGCACCATCTGTGATGTCGGCACCTGCTGCTCCTACCACAGTGGACAAAGAAGGGAAGGacgacgaggaggaggaggaggagatctcTGCAttctcagaaaaagaaaag ACTCTGGACGAGCTTGAAGTGGACCTGGACAACATGGAGCTGGATGACATCGACACCACAGACGTTAACCTTGATGATGACTTCCTAGATGATTGA
- the LOC124069769 gene encoding AP-2 complex subunit mu-A isoform X2, whose protein sequence is MIGGLFIYNHKGEVLISRVYRDDIGRNAVDAFRVNVIHARQQVRSPVTNIARTSFFHVKRSNIWLAAVTKQNVNAAMVFEFLYKMCDVMTAYFGKISEENIKNNFVLIYELLDEILDFGYPQNSETGALKTFITQQGIKGQHQTKEEQSQITSQVTGQIGWRREGIKYRRNELFLDVLESVNLLMSPQGQVLSAHVSGRVVMKSYLSGMPECKFGMNDKIVIDKQGKGGASDDAGKSGKQSIAIDDCTFHQCVRLSKFDSERSISFIPPDGEYELMRYRTTKDIILPFRVIPLVREVGRTKLEVKVVIKSNFKPSLLAQKIEVRIPTPLNTSGVQVICMKGKAKYKASENAIVWKIKRMAGMKESQISAEIELLPTNDKKKWARPPISMNFEVPFAPSGLKVRYLKVFESKLNYSDHDVIKWVRYIGRSGIYETRC, encoded by the exons ATGATTGGAGGATTGTTCATCTACAACCACAAAGGGGAGGTCCTCATCTCCCGGGTCTACCGAGATGACATTGG GCGTAATGCGGTGGATGCGTTCCGGGTGAACGTGATTCACGCCCGGCAGCAGGTTCGATCCCCGGTGACCAACATCGCCCGCACCAGCTTCTTTCATGTGAAACGCTCCAACATCTGGTTGGCAGCCGTCACCAAACAGAATGTCAACGCCGCCATGGTGTTTGAGTTTCTGTACAAGATGTGTGACGTAATGACAGCCTACTTTGGCAAGATCAGCGAGGAGAACATCAAGAACAACTTTGTGCTCATCTACGAGCTGCTGGATG AGATCCTGGACTTTGGATACCCCCAGAACTCAGAGACCGGAGCTCTGAAGACCTTCATCACTCAGCAGGGCATTAAGGGACAG CACCAG ACAAAAGAGGAGCAGTCTCAGATCACCAGCCAGGTGACGGGGCAGATCGGCTGGCGTCGCGAGGGCATCAAATATCGCCGCAATGAGCTTTTCCTGGACGTACTGGAGAGCGTCAATCTGCTCATGTCACCTCAAG GCCAGGTCCTGAGCGCCCACGTGTCGGGGCGAGTCGTGATGAAGAGCTACCTGAGTGGAATGCCCGAGTGCAAATTCGGCATGAACGACAAGATTGTCATCGACAAGCAGGGCAAGGGAGGAGCGTCCGATGATGCAGGGAAGAG TGGGAAGCAGTCCATAGCCATCGATGACTGCactttccatcagtgtgtgcGCCTCAGCAAGTTTGACTCAGAGCGTAGCATCAGCTTCATTCCCCCAGACGGAGAGTATGAGCTCATGAG GTATCGCACCACTAAAGACATCATCTTGCCGTTCCGAGTTATTCCTCTTGTCAGGGAGGTTGGCCGCACTAAACTGGAGGTTAAGGTGGTCATCAAGTCCAACTTTAAACCCTCGCTGCTGGCCCAAAAGATCGAG GTGCGTATCCCAACGCCACTCAACACCAGCGGCGTGCAGGTGATTTGTATGAAGGGAAAAGCCAAGTACAAGGCCAGTGAGAACGCCATTGTCTGGAA GATCAAACGCATGGCTGGGATGAAGGAGTCTCAGATCAGCGCTGAGATCGAGCTACTGCCGACCAACGATAAGAAGAAATGGGCCAGGCCTCCCATCTCCATGAACTTTGAG GTTCCTTTTGCTCCCTCCGGTCTCAAGGTGCGCTACTTGAAGGTGTTTGAGTCCAAGCTCAACTACAGTGACCACGATGTCATCAAATGGGTGCGGTACATTGGCCGCTCTGGCATCTACGAAACTCGCTGCTAA
- the LOC124069768 gene encoding segment polarity protein dishevelled homolog DVL-3-like, translating to MGETKIIYHLDDQETPYLVKLSVPADKVTLADFKNVLKKPNYKFFFKSMDDDFGVVKEEISDDNAKLPCFNGRVVSWLVSGDGAHTDAGSVADSLEAAPPLERTGGIGDSRPPSYHGKAASGRDSLDNDTETGSMVSQRRERERPRRKHNDHGGRQNGYSSRAMGRGGAEYDSCSSFMSSELESTSCFDSEDDDATSRFSSSTEQSSSRLMRRHRRRRRKPKASNMDRSSSFSSITDSTMSLNIITVTLNMEKYNFLGISIVGQSNERGDGGIYIGSIMKGGAVAADGRIEPGDMLLQVNDINFENMSNDDAVRVLRDIVHKPGPITLTVAKCWDPNPRSCFALPRSEPIRPIDPAAWVSHTAAMTGVYPAYGMSPSMSTVTSTSSSISSSIPETERFDDFHLSIHSDMATVAKAMACPESGLEVRDRMWLKITIANAFIGSDVVDWLFHHVEGFSDRREARKYASNLLKAGYIRHTVNKITFSEQCYYIFGDLCGNMTHLSLHDHDGSSGGASDQDTLPPLPHPGAAPWPMALPYQFPIPHPYDLPQPYHGGPGAGSAGSQHSGSSGSNCSKNEGRKSGGSGSETEIRSHRAPSERSVAPPSERSVRSSVSHRSVNSHSIAYGPGLVYGPPGLPPQPPHLSTAAPGAPPGRELASVPPELTASRQSLRLAVGNAGEFFVDVM from the exons ATGGGGGAGACCAAAATTATCTACCACCTCGACGACCAGGAGACACCGTATCTGGTGAAGCTGTCGGTGCCGGCGGACAAAGTCACTCTGGCAGATTTCAAAAATGTCCTCAAGAAACCAAATTACAAATTCTTCTTCAAATCGATGGACGATGACTTCGG GGTGGTAAAGGAGGAAATATCTGACGACAATGCTAAGCTGCCCTGCTTTAATGGACGTGTGGTATCATGG CTGGTCTCTGGAGATGGGGCCCACACAGATGCAGGCTCAGTGGCAGATAGTTTAGAAGCGGCACCTCCTTTGGAAAGGACCGGAGGCATCGGAGACTCAAGACCACCTTCTTATCA TGGGAAAGCAGCAAGCGGTCGAGACAGTTTGGACAATGACACAGAGACCGGCTCCATGGTGTcacaaaggagagagagggagaggccGCGACGGAAACACAACGACCACG GTGGAAGGCAGAATGGCTATTCATCGAGAGCAATGGGACGTGGTGGCGCCGAGTATGACAGCTGCTCGTCCTTCATGAGCAGCGAACTGGAGTCTACCTCCTGCTTCGATTCTGAGGATGATGATGCAACCAGCAG atTTAGCAGCTCCACTGAGCAGAGCTCCTCTCGTTTAATGAGACGACACCGCCGTCGCCGACGGAAACCTAAGGCCTCCAATATGGACAGG TCTTCGTCattcagcagcatcacagacTCCACCATGTCTCTGAACATCATTACTGTGACTCTCAACATGG AGAAGTACAACTTCTTGGGCATCAGTATTGTGGGTCAGAGCAATGAGAGGGGAGATGGAGGAATCTACATTGGCTCTATCATGAAGGGAGGAGCTGTGGCTGCAGACGGACGCATAGAGCCAGGGGACATGCTGTTGcag GTGAACGACATAAACTTTGAGAACATGAGCAATGATGATGCAGTTCGAGTACTTAGGGACATAGTGCACAAGCCAGG CCCTATTACTCTGACTGTGGCCAAGTGCTGGGACCCGAACCCTCGGAGCTGCTTCGCTCTGCCCAGGA GTGAGCCAATCCGGCCCATTGACCCAGCTGCGTGGGTGTCCCACACGGCTGCTATGACTGGGGTGTACCCTGCGTATGGCATGAGCCCTTCCATGAGCACCGTcacctccaccagctcctccaTCAGCAGCTCTATCCCTGAGACTGAAC GATTCGATGACTTCCACCTCTCCATCCACAGCGACATGGCAACAGTTGCCAAGGCCATGGCCTGCCCGGAGTCAGGCCTGGAGGTGCGGGACAGGATGTGGCTCAAAATAACCATCGCTAATGCCTTTATCG GGTCTGATGTGGTGGACTGGCTCTTCCATCATGTGGAAGGGTTTTCTGATCGCAGAGAAGCTCGTAAATACGCCAGCAACCTGCTGAAGGCCGGCTACATCAGACACACTGTCAATAAGATCACCTTCTCTGAACAGTGTTACTATATCTTCGGAGACCTCTGCGGCA ACATGACCCACCTGTCTCTCCACGACCATGATGGTTCCAGTGGGGGTGCCTCAGATCAGGACACTCTCCCCCCTCTGCCCCATCCCGGGGCAGCCCCCTGGCCCATGGCCTTGCCCTACCAGTTCCCTATTCCGCACCCATATGACCTCCCACAGCCCTACCATGGTGGACCGGGCGCTGGCAGTGCAGGAAGCCAGCACAGTG GGAGCAGTGGTTCGAACTGCAGTAAGAACGAGGGCCGGAAGTCTGGCGGCAGTGGCAGCGAAACCGAGATCAGGAGCCACCGAGCTCCAAGCGAGCGCTCAGTGGCTCCCCCTAGTGAGCGAAGTGTCCGTAGCTCTGTCAGCCACCGCAGTGTCAACTCTCACTCGATAGCTTACGGTCCTGGCCTTGTCTATGGTCCCCCTGGCCTTCCCCCCCAGCCCCCACATCTGTCTACAGCTGCACCTGGTGCCCCACCAGGCAGAGAGCTTGCCTCAGTGCCCCCTGAGCTCACTGCTTCACGGCAATCTCTGCGCCTGGCAGTGGGAAATGCAGGAGAGTTCTTTGTTGATGTGATGTAA
- the copb2 gene encoding coatomer subunit beta' isoform X2 yields MPLRLDIKRRLTARSDRVKSVDLHPTEPWMLASLYNGSVCVWNHETQTLVKTFEVCDLPVRASKFVARKNWVITGADDMQIRVFNYNTLERVHMFEAHSDYIRCIAVHPTQPYILTSSDDMLIKLWDWDKKWSCSQVFEGHTHYVMQIVINPKDNNQFASASLDRTIKVWQLGSSSPNFTLEGHEKGVNCIDYYSGGDKPYLISGADDRQVKIWDYQNKTCVQTLEGHAQNVSCVSFHPELPIIITGSEDGTVRIWHSSTYRLESTLNYGMERVWCVCGLRGSNNVALGYDEGSIIIKVGREEPAMSMDTNGKIIWAKHSEIQQANLKAMGDAEIKDGERLPLAVKDMGSCEIYPQTIQHNPNGRFVVVCGDGEYIIYTAMALRNKSFGSAQEFVWAHDSSEYAIRESNSTVKIFKNFKEKKSFKPDFGAEGIYGGFLLGVRSVNGLAFYDWENTELIRRIEIQPKHIFWSDSGELVCIATEESFFILRYMADKVAASQENNEGVTEDGIEDAFEVQGEIQEIVKTGLWVGDCFIYTSSVNRLNYYVGGEIVTIAHLDRTMYLLGYIPKDDRLYLGDKELNIVSYSLLVSVLEYQTAVMRRDFGMADKVLPTIPKEQRTRVAHFLEKQGFKQQALAVSTDPEHRFELALQLGELKIAYQLAVEAESEQKWKQLAELAISKCQFGLAQECLHHAQDYGGLLLLATASGNATMVGKLAEGAERDGKNNVAFMTYFLQGKLDQCLELLIRTNRLPEAAFLARTYLPSQVSRVVKLWRENLAKVNQKAAESLADPTEYENLFPGLREAFAAEYYLRETCLGNTRPAKDYPLVTLNEDRNILEEAQGYEPKGTIIPPVSKDSEESVAAASVPAPSVMSAPAAPTTVDKEGKDDEEEEEEISAFSEKEKTLDELEVDLDNMELDDIDTTDVNLDDDFLDD; encoded by the exons ATG CCTCTGAGGCTGGACATTAAGCGGAGGCTGACAGCCAGGTCTGACCGAGTGAAGAGTGTGGACCTACACCCAACCGAACCATGGATGCTGGCCAGTCTTTACaatggcagtgtgtgtgtgtggaaccACGAAACACAG actCTCGTCAAGACCTTTGAAGTATGTGACCTCCCTGTCAGAGCTTCTAAGTTTGTGGCAAGGAAGAACTGGGTCATCACTGGAGCA GATGACATGCAGATTCGTGTATTCAACTACAATACCTTGGAACGGGTTCACATGTTTGAGGCCCACTCTGACTACATCCGTTGCATTGCTGTCCATCCGACCCAGCCCTACATTCTCACTAGCAGTG ATGACATGTTGATCAAACTTTGGGACTGGGACAAGAAATGGTCGTGCAGCCAGGTGTTTGAGGGTCACACTCACTATGTCATGCAGATTGTCATCAACCCCAAAGACAACAACCAGTTTGCCAGTGCCTCCCTGGACAGGACAATTAAG GTTTGGCAGTTAGGCTCTTCGTCTCCCAATTTCACTTTGGAGGGTCATGAGAAAGGAGTCAATTGTATCGACTATTACAGTGGAGGAGACAAGCCCTACCTCATCTCAGGGGCTGATGACCGCCAAGTCAAGATCTGGGACTACCAG AATAAGACCTGTGTTCAGACTCTGGAGGGCCATGCCCAGAATGTCTCTTGTGTTAGTTTCCACCCAGAGCTGCCCATCATCATCACAGGATCGGAGGACG GTACTGTGCGTATCTGGCACTCAAGCACTTATCGCTTGGAAAGCACTCTAAACTACGGCATGGAGCGTGTGTGGTGCGTGTGTGGCCTCAGGGGCTCCAACAATGTGGCACTGGGCTACGATGAAGGCAGCATCATTATCAAG GTGGGCCGCGAGGAGCCAGCTATGTCAATGGACACTAACGGAAAGATCATCTGGGCtaaacacagtgaaatacagCAAGCCAACCTGAAGGCCATGGGTGATGCTGAGATCAAGGACGGAGAGAGGCTACCCCTGGCTGTCAAAGACATGGGCAGCTGTGAGATTTACCCCCAAACCATCCAGCATAACCCAAATGGAAG GTTTGTTGTGGTGTGTGGAGATGGAGAGTATATCATCTATACAGCAATGGCTTTGAGGAACAAGAGCTTTGGCTCAGCACAGGAGTTTGTCTGGGCACATGACTCTTCTGA atATGCCATCAGAGAAAGCAACAGTACTGTCAAAATcttcaaaaacttcaaagaGAAGAAATCTTTTAAGCCTGACTTTGGAGCAGAAG GGATCTATGGCGGTTTCTTGCTTGGGGTGAGATCAGTGAATGGCCTGGCATTTTATGACTGGGAGAATACAGAGCTGATCCGCCGCATCGAGATCCAGCCCAAACAC aTCTTCTGGTCAGACTCTGGTGAACTGGTCTGCATTGCCACAGAGGAGTCCTTCTTCATTCTGCGCTATATGGCAGATAAAGTAGCTGCCTCTCAAGAGAACAATGAAGGAGTCACTGAGGATGGTATTGAAGATGCATTCgag GTCCAAGGAGAGATCCAGGAGATTGTGAAGACTGGACTCTGGGTAGGAGACTGCTTCATCTACACCAGCTCTGTGAACAGGCTCAACTACTATGTAGGAGGAGAGATTGTCACTATTGCTCACTTGGACAG AACCATGTATCTGCTTGGTTACATACCAAAAGATGACCGTTTGTACCTGGGAGACAAAGAGCTCAACATTGTCAGCTACTCCCTGCTGGTCTCTGTCCTCGAGTACCAGACTGCCGTAATGAGAAGGGACTTTGGAATGGCTGACAAGGTGCTACCCACAATTCCTAAAGAGCAGCGGACCAGGGTGGCCCATTTTCTGGAGAAACAG gGTTTCAAGCAGCAGGCGCTGGCTGTGTCCACAGACCCGGAGCACAGGTTCGAGCTAGCGTTGCAACTGGGAGAGTTGAAGATTGCCTACCAGCTGGCTGTGGAGGCAGAA TCAGAGCAGAAGTGGAAGCAGCTAGCTGAGCTGGCCATAAGTAAGTGCCAATTCGGCCTGGCCCAGGAGTGCTTGCACCACGCCCAGGATTATGGTGGCCTGCTCCTCCTTGCCACAGCGTCTGGCAATGCCACTATGGTGGGCAAGTTGGCCGAGGGGGCAGAAAGGGACGGCAAGAACAATGTGGCCTTCATGACATACTTCCTGCAGGGGAA ACTGGATCAGTGTTTGGAACTCCTGATCAGGACAAACCGACTACCTGAAGCGGCCTTCCTGGCTCGCACCTACCTGCCCAGTCAGGTGTCCCGTGTGGTCAAATTGTGGCGAGAGAACTTGGCTAAGGTCAACCAGAAG GCTGCTGAGTCCCTCGCAGACCCTACTGAGTACGAGAATCTGTTCCCTGGGTTGAGAGAAGCCTTTGCAGCTGAATATTACCTCCGAGAAACCTGCTTGGGCAACACTAGGCCTGCCAAGGATTATCCCCTTGTCACA CTCAATGAAGACAGGAATATTCTTGAGGAGGCTCAGGGATATGAGCCCAAAGGAACCATCATTCCTCCTGTCTCaaag GATAGTGAGGAGTCAGTGGCAGCAGCTTCTGTTCCTGCACCATCTGTGATGTCGGCACCTGCTGCTCCTACCACAGTGGACAAAGAAGGGAAGGacgacgaggaggaggaggaggagatctcTGCAttctcagaaaaagaaaag ACTCTGGACGAGCTTGAAGTGGACCTGGACAACATGGAGCTGGATGACATCGACACCACAGACGTTAACCTTGATGATGACTTCCTAGATGATTGA
- the LOC124069769 gene encoding AP-2 complex subunit mu-A isoform X1, with protein MIGGLFIYNHKGEVLISRVYRDDIGRNAVDAFRVNVIHARQQVRSPVTNIARTSFFHVKRSNIWLAAVTKQNVNAAMVFEFLYKMCDVMTAYFGKISEENIKNNFVLIYELLDEILDFGYPQNSETGALKTFITQQGIKGQHQTKEEQSQITSQVTGQIGWRREGIKYRRNELFLDVLESVNLLMSPQGQVLSAHVSGRVVMKSYLSGMPECKFGMNDKIVIDKQGKGGASDDAGKSDLGGGSGKQSIAIDDCTFHQCVRLSKFDSERSISFIPPDGEYELMRYRTTKDIILPFRVIPLVREVGRTKLEVKVVIKSNFKPSLLAQKIEVRIPTPLNTSGVQVICMKGKAKYKASENAIVWKIKRMAGMKESQISAEIELLPTNDKKKWARPPISMNFEVPFAPSGLKVRYLKVFESKLNYSDHDVIKWVRYIGRSGIYETRC; from the exons ATGATTGGAGGATTGTTCATCTACAACCACAAAGGGGAGGTCCTCATCTCCCGGGTCTACCGAGATGACATTGG GCGTAATGCGGTGGATGCGTTCCGGGTGAACGTGATTCACGCCCGGCAGCAGGTTCGATCCCCGGTGACCAACATCGCCCGCACCAGCTTCTTTCATGTGAAACGCTCCAACATCTGGTTGGCAGCCGTCACCAAACAGAATGTCAACGCCGCCATGGTGTTTGAGTTTCTGTACAAGATGTGTGACGTAATGACAGCCTACTTTGGCAAGATCAGCGAGGAGAACATCAAGAACAACTTTGTGCTCATCTACGAGCTGCTGGATG AGATCCTGGACTTTGGATACCCCCAGAACTCAGAGACCGGAGCTCTGAAGACCTTCATCACTCAGCAGGGCATTAAGGGACAG CACCAG ACAAAAGAGGAGCAGTCTCAGATCACCAGCCAGGTGACGGGGCAGATCGGCTGGCGTCGCGAGGGCATCAAATATCGCCGCAATGAGCTTTTCCTGGACGTACTGGAGAGCGTCAATCTGCTCATGTCACCTCAAG GCCAGGTCCTGAGCGCCCACGTGTCGGGGCGAGTCGTGATGAAGAGCTACCTGAGTGGAATGCCCGAGTGCAAATTCGGCATGAACGACAAGATTGTCATCGACAAGCAGGGCAAGGGAGGAGCGTCCGATGATGCAGGGAAGAG TGATTTAGGGGGAGGAAG TGGGAAGCAGTCCATAGCCATCGATGACTGCactttccatcagtgtgtgcGCCTCAGCAAGTTTGACTCAGAGCGTAGCATCAGCTTCATTCCCCCAGACGGAGAGTATGAGCTCATGAG GTATCGCACCACTAAAGACATCATCTTGCCGTTCCGAGTTATTCCTCTTGTCAGGGAGGTTGGCCGCACTAAACTGGAGGTTAAGGTGGTCATCAAGTCCAACTTTAAACCCTCGCTGCTGGCCCAAAAGATCGAG GTGCGTATCCCAACGCCACTCAACACCAGCGGCGTGCAGGTGATTTGTATGAAGGGAAAAGCCAAGTACAAGGCCAGTGAGAACGCCATTGTCTGGAA GATCAAACGCATGGCTGGGATGAAGGAGTCTCAGATCAGCGCTGAGATCGAGCTACTGCCGACCAACGATAAGAAGAAATGGGCCAGGCCTCCCATCTCCATGAACTTTGAG GTTCCTTTTGCTCCCTCCGGTCTCAAGGTGCGCTACTTGAAGGTGTTTGAGTCCAAGCTCAACTACAGTGACCACGATGTCATCAAATGGGTGCGGTACATTGGCCGCTCTGGCATCTACGAAACTCGCTGCTAA